A DNA window from Pogona vitticeps strain Pit_001003342236 chromosome 2, PviZW2.1, whole genome shotgun sequence contains the following coding sequences:
- the LOC144587228 gene encoding uncharacterized protein LOC144587228 yields the protein MMNRRRRIAQQHLKQPGQELIIKQENMELKIRVDRHGFDIKRLTQGRNHVNACHLSRHQRTHPGKKLYPCRECGNKSLHIHKGTHTGEKPHKCMECGKSFTQSSHLRSHERIHTGKKPHKCMECGKSFTQSSHLRSHERIHTGEKPHKCMECGKSFSQSGNLRSHERIHTGEKPHKCIECGKSFSHSGGLRLHHRMHMGEKPHKCMECGKSFSQSGNLRSHERTHTGQKPYECMECGKSFSHSGDLRSHQRIHTGEKPHKCMECGKSFSHSGGLRSHQRIHTGEKPHKCMECGKSFSHSGDLRKHKRTHTGEKPHKCMECGKRFSHCGGLRKHEKTHTGEKQYKCMECGKSFSRSDSLKKHEKTHTGEKPHKCMECGKSFSQSGNLRSHERTHTGQKPYKCMECGKSFSYSGVLRLHQRIHTGEKPHKCMECGKSFSHSSYPSSHQRIHTGEQLHKCMECEKSFSHSDNLRKHKRTYTGEKPYKCIECGKSFSHSDGLRKHEKTHTGDKHHKCMECGQSFSLSGNLRSHEGTHTGEKPYKCMECGKSFS from the coding sequence atgatgaacaggagaagaagaattgcccagcaacatctgaagcaaCCTGGACAGGAACTCataatcaagcaagaaaacatgGAATTGAAAATCAGAGTGGACAGGCATGGATTTGACATAAAAAGGCtgacacaggggagaaaccacgtaaatgcatgtcacctcagtagacacCAAAGAACACACCCAGGGAAGAAACTGTATCCATGTAGGGAATGTGGAAACAAGAGCCTCCATATACACAaaggaactcacactggggagaaaccacataaatgcatggaatgtggaaagagctttactcagagtagtcatcttaggtcacatgaaaggattcacactgggaagaaaccacataaatgcatggaatgtggaaagagctttactcagagtagtcatcttaggtcacatgaaaggattcacactggggagaaaccacataaatgcatggaatgtggaaaaagttttagtcagagtggtaaccttaggtcacatgaaaggattcacactggggagaaaccacataaatgcatcgaatgtggaaagagctttagtcacagtggtggccttaggttacatcacaGGATGCACatgggggaaaaaccacataaatgcatggaatgtggaaaaagttttagtcagagtggtaaccttaggtcacatgaaaggactcacactgggcagaaaccgtacgaatgcatggaatgtggaaagagctttagtcacagtggtgaccttaggtcacatcaaaggattcacactggggagaaaccacataaatgcatggaatgcggaaagagctttagtcactcTGGtggccttaggtcacatcaaaggattcacacgggggagaaaccacataaatgcatggaatgtggaaagagctttagtcacagtggtgaccttaggaaacacaaaagaactcacactggggagaaaccacataaatgcatggaatgtggaaagaggtttagtcACTGTGGtggccttaggaaacatgaaaaaactcacactggggagaaacaatataaatgcatggaatgtggaaagagctttagtcgcagtgatagccttaagaaacatgaaaaaactcacactggggagaaaccacataaatgcatggaatgtggaaaaagttttagtcagagtggtaaccttaggtcacatgaaaggactcacactgggcagaaaccgtacaaatgcatggaatgtggaaagagctttagttacagtggtgtccttagattacatcaaaggattcacactggggagaaaccacataaatgtatggaatgtggaaagagcttcagtcacagcagttacccgagttcccatcaaagaattcacacaggggagcaactacataaatgcatggaatgtgaaaagagctttagtcacagtgataACCTTAGGAAACACAAAAGAACTTatactggggagaagccttataaatgtatagaatgtggaaagagctttagtcacagtgatggccttaggaaacatgaaaaaactCATACTGGGGACAAAcatcataaatgcatggaatgtggacaAAGTTTTAGTCTGAGTGggaaccttaggtcacatgaagggactcacactggggagaaaccgtacaaatgcatggaatgtggaaagagctttagttga